The following coding sequences are from one Aliarcobacter skirrowii CCUG 10374 window:
- a CDS encoding response regulator transcription factor, translated as MNKKVLLVEDDLQMQSLIVDYLKDYGFIVTAFDNPKDVLEDFKINNDYSIIILDLMLPFMDGFDLFNKLKEIKNIPIIISTARGDIGNKIHGFELGADDYLAKPYEPRELVLRIESILKRNSTKSFKVGDFTIDKDSRTILIDNYAIDFTKIEFEIFIYLVENQNKISSREQILNSTSLDLDTRNRTIDMHISNIRAKIGDDSKNPKYIKSIWGIGYKFVG; from the coding sequence TTGAATAAAAAGGTTTTGTTGGTTGAAGATGATTTACAAATGCAATCTTTGATAGTTGATTATCTAAAAGATTATGGATTTATTGTTACTGCTTTTGATAATCCAAAAGATGTTTTAGAAGATTTTAAAATAAACAATGACTACTCTATTATAATTTTAGATTTAATGCTTCCATTTATGGATGGATTTGATCTGTTTAATAAGCTAAAAGAGATTAAAAATATACCTATAATTATCTCAACTGCAAGAGGTGATATAGGAAACAAAATACATGGATTTGAGCTTGGAGCTGATGATTATTTGGCAAAACCCTATGAACCAAGAGAGTTGGTTTTAAGAATAGAGTCTATTTTAAAAAGAAATTCAACTAAATCTTTTAAAGTTGGTGATTTTACAATAGATAAAGATAGCAGAACTATTTTAATTGATAATTATGCAATTGACTTCACAAAAATAGAGTTTGAAATTTTTATATATTTAGTTGAAAATCAAAACAAAATATCCTCAAGAGAGCAGATTTTAAATTCTACTTCTTTGGATTTGGATACAAGAAATAGAACTATTGATATGCATATTTCAAATATTAGAGCAAAAATTGGTGATGATTCAAAAAACCCTAAATATATAAAATCTATTTGGGGAATTGGTTATAAGTTTGTAGGTTAA